GACTTCTGGGAACCCTTATCCCTCAATGAGTTCAATATGAACGTTGTCAGGTCCCTTGAAAAACGCCCTCTTGACCTCAGGTAACAGATAGTCGAGTTCCGCCCCTTTCGCCTGGAGTTCTGCGACAGTCGCGTCGAGGTCTTCTACAGTAAAGGCAAGTTGGAAAAGCCCCCAGCGTGGATTGCCGCTGGTATTTTCTACCTCCATATCCCCTAATTTAGGGGAGAGGAATATCCGTTCCCCACCGATTTCCATACGGACGACTTCTAACCTGCCGACATCAACTGTTTCTATGACTTTGCCGTCAAACATCTTTTCATAATAACTGACTGCACCGTCCA
The Candidatus Poribacteria bacterium DNA segment above includes these coding regions:
- a CDS encoding VOC family protein; the protein is MRVTFDHVHLRCQDLDGAVSYYEKMFDGKVIETVDVGRLEVVRMEIGGERIFLSPKLGDMEVENTSGNPRWGLFQLAFTVEDLDATVAELQAKGAELDYLLPEVKRAFFKGPDNVHIELIEG